Proteins found in one Serratia plymuthica genomic segment:
- a CDS encoding LysR family transcriptional regulator, whose amino-acid sequence MMNWDDARFFLAVARCGTLRKAANELHVDQATVGRRITAFEESLGSKLFIRTPKSFSLSPLGEEMLADVMNMENSVQAIGRKATSGDDSLCGNVRIATTDTMAEAFVIPALKDLREQHPLITVTLLTAINISDISYRGADLAIRGARPDSDELIIKRMATIEMGLYATQDYLDKQGLPTKGEHLRGHDLLMFPRELVPRHWNDFCGEALIDPNVVLQCNSQLLLRSATRSGLGIGLLSSFLADKDPDLVRIFPENKDWVDIWLVLHPDLQRAARVRAVVQALEASFKNNPG is encoded by the coding sequence ATGATGAATTGGGATGATGCACGTTTCTTCCTGGCAGTAGCACGCTGCGGCACTTTACGAAAAGCCGCCAATGAACTACACGTCGACCAGGCCACCGTGGGCCGGCGCATTACGGCTTTTGAAGAGAGCCTGGGGTCAAAGCTGTTTATCCGCACGCCGAAATCATTTTCCCTCAGCCCGCTGGGTGAGGAAATGCTGGCGGATGTCATGAATATGGAAAACTCGGTGCAGGCGATTGGCCGCAAAGCCACCAGCGGCGACGACAGCCTGTGCGGCAACGTGCGCATCGCCACCACCGACACCATGGCCGAGGCTTTTGTCATTCCGGCGCTAAAGGATCTACGGGAGCAGCACCCATTAATCACCGTCACGCTGCTGACGGCGATTAATATCTCCGATATTTCTTATCGCGGCGCCGATCTGGCGATCCGTGGCGCGCGGCCCGATTCCGATGAGCTGATTATCAAACGCATGGCAACCATCGAAATGGGGTTGTACGCTACGCAAGACTATCTTGATAAACAGGGTCTGCCGACCAAAGGCGAGCATCTGCGCGGCCACGATTTGCTGATGTTTCCGCGCGAACTGGTGCCCCGCCACTGGAATGATTTCTGTGGCGAGGCGCTGATCGATCCCAACGTCGTTCTGCAATGCAACTCGCAGTTGCTGCTGCGCTCGGCGACGCGGAGCGGTTTGGGTATTGGCCTGCTCTCCTCCTTCCTGGCGGATAAGGATCCGGATCTGGTGCGCATCTTCCCGGAAAACAAGGACTGGGTGGATATCTGGCTGGTGCTGCACCCCGATCTGCAGCGTGCAGCGCGGGTGCGCGCCGTCGTACAAGCGCTGGAAGCCTCTTTTAAAAACAACCCAGGTTGA
- a CDS encoding thiamine pyrophosphate-binding protein, translating into MESHAEKLYTPVALATADGIRVIATPGAKAADKSNSDVIIQGLEARGIQYIFLVPGKLVYPLIKSIEHSGITGIVGAHETACGFMADGYARASRKFGVCLGISGPGTMNFLPAMAAAQADKIPVLYLAGGIATYHEAQGAFQDGSNSGIDELTIVKPLLSAAIEVKNNLTLQHELRRSLSCLNTQRKGRAYLSVPVDMQKKAVAGNHAEDPQRMPQCREAAIDQQGLELVLNDYLLRGLRVACLVGNRMNNPQDAELLLRLAEKYRLPVATTLSGKGAFPEGHELALGLYGFAGHTRAVETINGDDVDVLLVLGCDLSQRDSLNWNPRLHGSKTLVVIDEDFDKVSSHYQPDMQIFSSLTGGLQYLLDAVGDGDTHLVDIKTLRDGWLEQVRQLPLEQQQPDLQARQAAGESNMYPGDVIKRIRSRMDEDTNVVVDSGAHRIFMAHHWLASGRGDYHTSSSLAPMGWAICAGIGIKLAAPHRDCVVVTGDGCMLMHGIEIQTAARYQVKMTFVVMNNSAHGAMHIDTLQNRGVSADYTALPNHDWKAFANSLGVASAKAATLDELDEALAAAAEYDGPFLIEVIVGNHVAPNRYYAESIVEYEQRIKGL; encoded by the coding sequence ATGGAGTCTCACGCAGAGAAGTTATACACCCCCGTAGCGCTGGCAACTGCGGACGGCATCAGGGTTATTGCAACGCCTGGCGCGAAAGCGGCAGATAAAAGTAACTCTGATGTGATTATCCAGGGTCTTGAAGCACGCGGCATTCAATACATATTCCTGGTACCCGGCAAGCTGGTGTACCCACTGATTAAATCTATTGAACATTCTGGCATTACCGGCATCGTTGGTGCTCATGAGACCGCCTGCGGCTTTATGGCCGATGGCTACGCCCGCGCCAGCCGCAAGTTCGGCGTTTGCCTCGGCATCTCCGGCCCGGGCACCATGAATTTCCTGCCGGCGATGGCTGCGGCGCAGGCCGATAAAATCCCGGTGCTGTATCTGGCCGGCGGCATCGCCACCTATCATGAAGCGCAGGGCGCTTTTCAGGACGGCAGCAACAGCGGCATCGATGAACTGACCATCGTCAAACCTCTACTTTCCGCCGCCATCGAAGTGAAAAACAATCTGACGTTGCAGCACGAGCTGCGGCGCAGTTTGTCTTGCCTGAACACCCAGCGCAAAGGCCGTGCGTATTTGAGCGTGCCGGTCGACATGCAAAAGAAAGCGGTGGCCGGCAATCATGCTGAAGATCCGCAGCGCATGCCGCAGTGCCGCGAGGCGGCGATCGATCAGCAGGGGCTGGAGCTGGTGCTGAATGATTACCTGCTGCGCGGTTTGCGCGTTGCCTGTCTGGTGGGCAACCGCATGAATAACCCGCAGGACGCCGAACTGCTGCTGCGCCTGGCGGAGAAGTATCGTCTGCCGGTCGCCACCACGCTGTCCGGCAAGGGGGCGTTCCCCGAAGGTCACGAGTTGGCGCTTGGCCTGTATGGGTTCGCCGGCCACACCCGTGCGGTAGAAACCATCAACGGCGATGACGTGGACGTGTTGCTGGTGCTGGGGTGTGACCTTAGCCAGCGCGACAGCCTGAACTGGAACCCGCGGCTGCATGGCAGCAAAACGCTGGTGGTGATTGACGAAGATTTTGACAAGGTCAGCTCGCACTATCAGCCGGACATGCAGATTTTCTCCAGTCTGACCGGCGGATTGCAATACCTGCTGGATGCGGTTGGCGACGGCGACACCCACCTGGTCGATATCAAGACGCTGCGGGATGGCTGGCTTGAACAGGTGCGACAACTGCCGCTTGAACAACAGCAGCCTGATTTGCAGGCGCGGCAGGCGGCGGGCGAATCCAACATGTATCCCGGCGATGTCATCAAACGCATCCGCAGCCGTATGGACGAAGACACCAACGTGGTGGTCGACTCCGGCGCGCACCGTATCTTTATGGCCCACCACTGGCTGGCCAGCGGGCGGGGCGACTATCACACCTCAAGCTCCCTGGCGCCGATGGGGTGGGCGATATGCGCCGGCATTGGCATCAAGCTGGCTGCACCGCATCGTGACTGCGTCGTGGTCACTGGCGACGGCTGCATGCTGATGCACGGTATCGAGATCCAGACCGCCGCTCGCTACCAGGTTAAAATGACCTTTGTCGTGATGAACAACAGCGCCCACGGCGCCATGCATATCGACACGTTGCAGAACCGTGGCGTATCGGCCGATTACACGGCCCTGCCGAATCACGACTGGAAGGCTTTCGCCAACAGCCTGGGCGTCGCCTCTGCGAAGGCGGCGACGCTGGACGAACTGGATGAGGCGCTGGCCGCCGCGGCCGAGTACGATGGCCCGTTCCTGATCGAAGTGATAGTCGGAAATCATGTGGCGCCCAATCGATACTATGCCGAGAGCATCGTAGAATACGAACAGCGTATCAAAGGGTTGTAA
- a CDS encoding cupin domain-containing protein: MYKLILLALTMAFQGNAQAAEDHGEGISKETLLKTETSWEGTPYGKYPAGAPQITMLKVTVEPNKVLAWHTHPCISAVYMTGGSVSLTVKKTGVKHTFKQGDSFTDTVDIVHQGVSGDKGAEMLVFFACADNQPLTVKTAE; encoded by the coding sequence ATGTATAAATTGATACTTCTGGCATTAACGATGGCATTTCAGGGTAACGCGCAGGCCGCTGAAGATCACGGCGAAGGGATCAGTAAGGAAACCCTGCTGAAAACCGAAACCTCGTGGGAGGGCACGCCGTACGGGAAGTATCCGGCCGGCGCCCCCCAGATCACCATGTTGAAAGTGACGGTGGAGCCGAATAAGGTGCTTGCCTGGCATACCCACCCGTGCATCAGCGCGGTGTATATGACCGGCGGCAGCGTTTCTCTCACGGTAAAAAAAACCGGCGTGAAGCACACCTTTAAGCAAGGGGATTCCTTTACCGACACGGTAGATATCGTGCATCAGGGCGTATCTGGCGATAAAGGGGCGGAGATGCTGGTGTTCTTCGCTTGTGCCGACAACCAACCACTGACGGTGAAAACCGCCGAATAA
- a CDS encoding DMT family transporter — MVALWMVVASGFFALMGASVKLASAKVGFFDIIFYRSFINVLIVAALIKVKNLGFRTQHLGLHMKRAAIGNAAMYCGFYSLIHLPIATATTLGYTNPIFQSAIAFVTSKGQLTGKLLFSVLLGFIGILVLLRPDTPNGEYVATLIGLLSGLLTALAYFNVGKLVRSGEPELRVVFYFSLVGTVIGCVMTAAMGFTALDSAMMLCVGAIGVFGSLGQITMTRAYGSGNAVIVSILSYSTIIFSTLLGYLLFGEKLSYIAAAGMALIILSGALAILKRNPTKASKAAAV, encoded by the coding sequence ATGGTTGCTTTGTGGATGGTCGTCGCCAGCGGGTTCTTTGCGCTGATGGGGGCAAGTGTCAAACTGGCCTCGGCCAAAGTTGGCTTTTTCGATATCATTTTTTACCGCTCCTTTATTAACGTACTGATCGTCGCCGCGTTGATTAAGGTTAAAAATCTCGGCTTCCGCACGCAGCACCTCGGTTTGCATATGAAGCGCGCCGCCATCGGCAATGCGGCGATGTACTGCGGTTTTTATTCGCTGATCCATCTGCCGATCGCCACTGCCACCACGTTGGGTTACACCAACCCGATCTTTCAGTCGGCGATCGCCTTCGTGACCTCCAAAGGCCAGTTGACCGGCAAACTGTTGTTTTCCGTGCTGTTGGGGTTTATCGGCATACTGGTGTTGCTGCGCCCGGACACGCCGAATGGCGAGTATGTCGCCACCCTGATTGGTCTGTTATCCGGGTTGTTGACCGCGCTGGCTTATTTCAATGTCGGTAAACTGGTGCGCAGCGGCGAGCCGGAGTTGCGGGTGGTGTTTTATTTCTCGCTGGTGGGCACGGTGATTGGCTGTGTGATGACGGCGGCGATGGGCTTTACGGCCCTGGACAGCGCCATGATGCTGTGCGTAGGCGCCATCGGCGTATTCGGCAGCCTGGGGCAAATCACCATGACCCGTGCTTATGGCAGCGGCAACGCGGTGATTGTCAGTATCCTGTCCTACAGCACCATCATTTTTTCCACGCTGCTTGGTTATCTGCTGTTTGGCGAAAAACTGTCTTATATTGCTGCGGCCGGCATGGCGCTGATTATTCTTTCCGGCGCATTGGCCATTTTGAAACGCAATCCGACGAAGGCCTCGAAGGCTGCGGCGGTATAA
- a CDS encoding DUF6789 family protein — MDLCPARELARYGLFGIVATLGMDLVNFIASSAGIIGKLNLVFIGNLVNQWGQGQFLFLRPGDIPQVPYALLLGYGAHYFAGIVLALLFYYFIFSVYHPRRGALCRAVIYGLVCSLISLCLIYPSVGLGFFGSAASGPGLLVASLVNHAVYGLVLGICGIWPRRQAVCVLR; from the coding sequence ATGGACTTGTGCCCTGCCAGGGAACTGGCGCGTTATGGACTGTTTGGCATTGTGGCGACACTCGGCATGGACCTGGTAAATTTTATTGCCTCGTCCGCCGGGATTATCGGTAAGCTGAATCTGGTTTTTATCGGCAATTTGGTTAATCAGTGGGGGCAGGGGCAATTTCTTTTCCTGCGGCCCGGCGATATTCCTCAGGTGCCGTACGCATTATTATTGGGCTACGGTGCGCATTATTTTGCAGGCATCGTTCTGGCGCTGCTTTTTTATTATTTTATCTTTTCCGTTTATCACCCGCGCCGCGGTGCCTTGTGCCGGGCCGTTATTTATGGCCTGGTTTGTTCGCTTATATCGTTATGCTTGATTTATCCCTCGGTTGGATTAGGTTTTTTCGGCAGCGCCGCGAGCGGCCCCGGTCTGCTGGTGGCCAGCCTGGTCAACCATGCCGTCTATGGTTTGGTATTAGGCATTTGCGGTATTTGGCCACGCCGGCAGGCGGTTTGCGTGCTACGTTAA
- a CDS encoding MFS transporter produces the protein MSEGVAANQAAKTNSGTSHFAILLFLALALMSALLNSSAPTPLYPLYQHELGLSSVSLTIIYGAYAAGVLISLFGVGNMAGKVKDLRSMIVPALLVVLAGALLFSMANSFLMMFMARLLAGIGTGALTGAANIALVRFGPKDGGKNAALIATLSFTLGLALGPIFSGVALQTGFHTTSLPFIIIMAVAAVAALGVMLKWPGEVVVAPVSGAPVAAAPEKSSLGDGLRATGGKFFLCAGALFICWAVAASILAIGPSVSEKLLGMHSRGVYGYVIAVYLVIAGISQILSRRINARHSLMFGCLAQALSVVVFAEAIQIHSLGLAAAGMVIAGYAYGAIFVGSATLVNLISPKASHARLISLFYVIAYIANWVPILLGVVIDHASLHLAVNLLFVVSALVCLILSFMVTRAGFPR, from the coding sequence ATGTCTGAAGGTGTCGCTGCCAATCAAGCAGCTAAAACGAATTCGGGCACGTCGCATTTTGCCATTCTGCTATTTTTAGCCTTGGCATTAATGTCTGCGTTGCTCAATAGCAGCGCGCCAACGCCGCTTTATCCGCTTTATCAACATGAATTGGGTTTAAGTTCGGTCAGCCTGACGATTATTTATGGCGCTTATGCTGCAGGCGTGCTGATTTCACTGTTTGGCGTCGGCAACATGGCCGGCAAGGTGAAAGACTTGCGCAGCATGATTGTGCCGGCGCTGCTGGTGGTTTTGGCCGGCGCGCTGCTGTTTTCGATGGCCAATTCGTTTTTGATGATGTTTATGGCGCGGTTGCTGGCCGGGATTGGGACAGGTGCGCTGACCGGGGCGGCCAACATTGCGCTGGTGCGTTTTGGGCCGAAAGACGGCGGTAAAAATGCGGCGCTGATCGCTACGCTGTCGTTTACCCTAGGCTTGGCATTGGGGCCGATTTTCAGCGGCGTGGCGCTGCAAACCGGATTCCATACCACCTCATTGCCCTTCATTATCATCATGGCGGTGGCGGCGGTAGCGGCTCTGGGCGTGATGCTGAAATGGCCGGGTGAAGTGGTGGTGGCGCCGGTAAGCGGAGCGCCGGTGGCTGCCGCACCGGAAAAGAGTTCGTTAGGTGATGGCCTGCGCGCCACGGGCGGCAAGTTCTTCCTGTGCGCCGGTGCGTTGTTCATCTGCTGGGCAGTCGCCGCCAGTATTCTGGCGATTGGCCCGAGCGTCTCGGAAAAGCTGCTGGGCATGCACAGCCGTGGCGTTTACGGTTACGTGATCGCCGTTTACCTGGTGATTGCCGGCATCAGCCAAATCCTCAGTCGCCGCATTAATGCGCGGCACTCGCTGATGTTTGGTTGCCTGGCGCAGGCGCTGTCGGTGGTGGTGTTCGCCGAGGCGATCCAGATCCACTCGCTGGGCCTGGCGGCCGCAGGGATGGTGATTGCCGGTTATGCTTACGGTGCGATTTTTGTCGGCAGCGCCACGCTGGTGAACCTGATTTCACCGAAGGCCAGCCATGCAAGACTGATTTCGCTGTTTTACGTTATTGCTTATATCGCCAACTGGGTACCCATCCTGCTGGGGGTCGTGATCGACCATGCCAGCCTGCATTTGGCGGTCAACCTGTTATTTGTGGTCAGTGCCCTGGTGTGCTTGATTCTGAGCTTCATGGTGACCCGCGCGGGCTTCCCGCGCTGA
- a CDS encoding DUF1097 domain-containing protein: MNVIFAIAVTTGILSGVWGWVAVSLGLIGWAGFLGCTAYFACPQGGLKGLLISVLTSCSGVFWAMAIIHGSELAPGWSMLGYLLTGIVAFLMCIQAKQQWLGFVPGTFIGACATFAGGGDWPLVTASLLVGLVFGYAMKNSGLWLAARSDKAKIPDVAAGHSNSAAE, translated from the coding sequence ATGAACGTTATTTTCGCCATTGCCGTCACTACCGGAATTCTGTCCGGGGTCTGGGGATGGGTTGCCGTCAGCCTGGGGTTGATCGGCTGGGCCGGCTTTCTCGGTTGCACCGCTTATTTCGCCTGCCCACAGGGTGGTTTGAAAGGGTTGTTGATTAGCGTCCTGACCAGCTGTAGCGGGGTGTTTTGGGCGATGGCGATCATTCACGGCAGCGAGCTGGCGCCAGGCTGGAGCATGCTGGGCTACCTGCTGACCGGTATAGTGGCCTTCCTGATGTGTATTCAGGCAAAACAGCAGTGGCTGGGGTTCGTGCCCGGCACCTTTATCGGCGCTTGCGCTACCTTTGCCGGCGGGGGCGACTGGCCGCTGGTGACGGCATCTTTATTGGTAGGGCTGGTGTTTGGTTACGCGATGAAAAACAGCGGACTGTGGCTGGCGGCGCGCAGCGATAAGGCGAAAATACCTGACGTGGCTGCCGGGCATTCAAATAGTGCCGCCGAGTGA
- a CDS encoding LacI family DNA-binding transcriptional regulator has product MKNQRVTLQDIALLAGVTKMTVSRYLRTPEKVAADTAARIAEVMKEVNFTDTDEARSNQKPRIGVLVPSFNNQIFADLLAGIESVALDQGYQTLVVNYDYSREREEEHIVQLLAYPIAGLILTDSQHTLRAEKYLTAAKIPVAQVMDLEGPAGRIAVGFDNYQAGYDMTEALLASGKRQVVYFGAMSDARDLKRFQGYCRAMENQGLTPRQITPHRVSSVSVGSDMLAMARRLYPDLDGILCTNDDLAVGVLQECLRLGLNVPQDIALSGFHGLDIGKATTPGIASVITPRFDIGKVATEILLKRIKGVPCIERVDLHYRISLGGTI; this is encoded by the coding sequence ATGAAGAACCAACGCGTTACGCTGCAAGATATCGCGCTGCTCGCCGGTGTGACCAAAATGACCGTCAGCCGCTATCTGCGTACGCCGGAAAAGGTGGCGGCCGATACCGCCGCGCGCATCGCCGAAGTGATGAAAGAGGTGAACTTCACCGACACGGATGAAGCGCGTTCGAACCAAAAACCGCGCATCGGCGTGTTAGTCCCCTCGTTCAACAACCAGATCTTTGCCGATCTGCTGGCCGGCATCGAATCCGTCGCTCTGGATCAGGGTTATCAAACGCTGGTGGTGAACTATGACTACAGCCGCGAGCGGGAGGAAGAGCACATCGTCCAGTTGCTGGCCTACCCGATCGCCGGGCTGATCCTTACCGATTCGCAACACACTCTGCGGGCGGAAAAGTACCTGACGGCGGCAAAAATCCCGGTGGCGCAGGTGATGGATCTGGAAGGGCCGGCAGGGCGAATTGCCGTGGGGTTCGATAACTATCAGGCGGGTTATGACATGACCGAAGCGCTGCTTGCCAGCGGCAAACGCCAGGTGGTCTATTTCGGCGCCATGTCCGATGCGCGCGACTTGAAACGTTTTCAGGGCTATTGCCGGGCGATGGAAAATCAGGGGCTGACCCCGCGGCAAATCACGCCGCATCGGGTTTCATCGGTCTCGGTCGGCTCCGATATGCTGGCGATGGCGCGTCGGCTTTATCCTGATCTGGACGGCATACTGTGCACTAACGACGATCTGGCGGTGGGCGTGTTGCAGGAGTGCCTGCGGCTCGGGTTGAATGTCCCGCAGGACATCGCACTGTCAGGCTTTCACGGTCTGGATATCGGTAAAGCCACCACGCCGGGCATCGCCAGCGTGATTACCCCCCGATTTGATATCGGCAAGGTAGCCACCGAGATCCTGCTAAAGCGCATAAAAGGGGTGCCGTGCATTGAGCGCGTTGACCTGCACTACCGCATTTCACTCGGCGGCACTATTTGA
- the idnO gene encoding gluconate 5-dehydrogenase, with protein MNNLFSLDNKKILITGASRGIGFLLARGLAQYGAHILVNATSRENAQRAVDVLRREGFSADAAPFDVTDSQAIHAAIEQIEAEMGGIDVLINNAGIQRRHPFTEFPEKDWDDIIAVNQKAVFMVSQTVARHMVQRQSGKIINIGSMQSELGRDTITPYAASKGAVKMLTRGMCVELARYNIQVNGIAPGYFKTEMTQALVDNPEFTAWLTKRTPAARWGDPQELIGAAVFLSSKASDFVNGHLLFVDGGMSAAV; from the coding sequence ATGAATAACTTATTTTCGCTGGATAATAAAAAAATACTGATTACCGGCGCGTCACGGGGCATTGGTTTTCTGCTGGCGCGCGGGCTGGCGCAGTACGGTGCGCACATTTTGGTCAACGCCACCAGCCGGGAAAACGCGCAGCGCGCGGTGGATGTTCTGCGGCGTGAAGGCTTCAGTGCCGATGCAGCCCCTTTTGACGTGACCGACTCGCAGGCCATTCATGCCGCCATTGAGCAAATAGAGGCGGAAATGGGCGGGATCGATGTGTTGATTAATAACGCCGGTATCCAGCGGCGCCATCCCTTTACCGAATTCCCGGAAAAAGACTGGGACGATATTATCGCCGTCAATCAGAAAGCGGTATTTATGGTGTCGCAAACCGTGGCGCGCCATATGGTGCAGCGCCAAAGCGGCAAAATTATCAACATCGGCTCGATGCAGAGTGAGCTGGGGCGCGACACCATTACGCCCTATGCCGCCTCCAAGGGGGCGGTGAAAATGCTGACGCGTGGCATGTGCGTGGAGCTGGCGCGTTACAACATTCAGGTCAACGGCATCGCGCCGGGCTATTTCAAAACCGAAATGACTCAGGCGCTGGTGGATAATCCGGAGTTTACCGCCTGGCTGACCAAACGCACCCCGGCCGCACGCTGGGGCGATCCGCAGGAGCTGATTGGCGCGGCGGTGTTTTTGTCGTCCAAAGCGTCGGACTTTGTTAATGGCCATTTGCTGTTTGTCGATGGCGGCATGTCCGCTGCGGTATAA
- the idnD gene encoding L-idonate 5-dehydrogenase, with protein sequence MKIQTRSCVVNGKYDVAVVEQEVEYQGTGTLVKITRGGICGSDLHYYQEGKVGSFQVRQPMVLGHEVIGEVVASDSALLTPGQKVALNPSKPCGQCKYCLANQQNQCTQMRFFGSAMYFPHVDGAFTQYKVVDSAQCIAFGADRDEKVMVFAEPLAVAIHAARQPGEVKGKKVFVSGVGPIGCLLVAALKALGAGEIVCADLSPRCLDIAGEMGADVRLHAADDDFSGYLQDKGYFDIAFEVSGHPSSLQRCLEITRAKGTVVQVGMGGSFPDFPLMLLIAKELNLLGSFRFVEEFSLAVAWLAEGTVDPLPLLSAEFDNRQLAQALEFAGDKSLAAKVQLVF encoded by the coding sequence ATGAAAATTCAAACCCGGTCCTGTGTGGTCAACGGCAAATATGACGTGGCGGTGGTGGAGCAGGAGGTGGAATATCAGGGCACCGGCACGCTGGTGAAAATCACCCGTGGCGGAATCTGCGGTTCAGATCTGCATTATTATCAGGAAGGTAAGGTCGGCAGTTTTCAGGTGCGTCAGCCGATGGTGCTTGGCCATGAGGTGATCGGCGAAGTGGTGGCCAGCGATTCGGCGCTGCTGACACCGGGCCAGAAAGTGGCGCTGAACCCCAGCAAGCCATGCGGGCAGTGCAAATATTGTCTGGCGAATCAGCAAAACCAATGTACCCAAATGCGTTTTTTCGGCAGCGCTATGTATTTCCCGCATGTTGACGGCGCTTTCACCCAGTACAAGGTGGTCGATAGCGCGCAGTGCATTGCGTTCGGCGCCGATCGCGACGAAAAGGTGATGGTGTTTGCCGAACCCTTGGCGGTGGCGATCCACGCCGCCAGGCAGCCCGGTGAAGTCAAAGGGAAAAAGGTGTTCGTGTCCGGTGTCGGCCCGATAGGTTGCTTACTGGTAGCGGCGCTGAAGGCGCTGGGTGCCGGCGAAATTGTCTGCGCCGATCTTAGCCCGCGTTGCCTGGATATTGCCGGGGAAATGGGGGCCGACGTCCGTTTGCACGCCGCCGACGACGATTTCAGCGGTTATCTGCAGGACAAAGGTTATTTTGATATCGCTTTTGAGGTTTCCGGCCATCCGTCGTCTTTACAGCGCTGTCTGGAAATCACCCGCGCCAAAGGGACGGTGGTGCAGGTGGGCATGGGCGGCAGTTTCCCGGATTTCCCGCTGATGCTGCTGATTGCCAAAGAGCTGAACCTGCTGGGATCGTTTCGTTTTGTTGAGGAATTCTCGTTGGCGGTGGCCTGGCTGGCCGAAGGGACAGTCGATCCGCTGCCGCTGCTTTCTGCCGAGTTCGATAACCGGCAACTGGCGCAGGCGCTGGAGTTTGCCGGTGACAAGAGCCTGGCTGCCAAGGTGCAATTGGTGTTCTGA
- the elaB gene encoding stress response protein ElaB: MARNTDADQTTLDDDLRMLSDTLEEVLKYSGDRADQAYIDIKAHAEQALSEVKSRLTDTTESYYARAKDAVCRTDGYVREKPWHSVGIGATVGLVLGLLLARK, from the coding sequence ATGGCGAGAAATACGGATGCGGATCAAACCACGCTGGATGACGATCTGAGAATGCTGAGTGACACGCTGGAAGAAGTGTTGAAATACTCCGGCGATCGCGCCGATCAGGCCTATATCGATATCAAGGCCCACGCGGAACAGGCGCTGAGCGAGGTAAAGTCGCGGCTGACTGACACCACCGAATCCTACTATGCGCGGGCCAAGGATGCCGTTTGCCGCACCGACGGCTACGTGCGCGAAAAACCCTGGCACAGCGTTGGCATTGGCGCCACGGTCGGTTTGGTGCTGGGCCTGTTGCTGGCGCGCAAATAA